From Nicotiana tabacum cultivar K326 chromosome 22, ASM71507v2, whole genome shotgun sequence, one genomic window encodes:
- the LOC107777887 gene encoding universal stress protein PHOS34 has product MATAEEKPVMVVGLDDSQHSFYALEWILDHFFGPPLNSHAAPFKLIIVHAKPTATSAIGLAGPGGADVLPYVEADLRKISSRVAEKAKQICSAKSANDVVVEVMEGDARNVLCDAVEKHHASMLVVGSHGYGVLKRTVLGSVSDYCAHHAHCSVMIVKRPKVKA; this is encoded by the exons ATGGCGACGGCGGAAGAGAAACCGGTGATGGTGGTGGGGCTAGATGACAGCCAACACAGTTTTTATGCATTAGAGTGGATTTTGGATCACTTCTTTGGCCCTCCACTTAATTCCCACGCTGCTCCTTTCAAACTTATCATCGTCCACGCCAAACCTACTGCTACTTCCGCCATCGGCCTCGCCGGTCCTG GAGGTGCCGATGTATTGCCGTATGTAGAGGCAGATTTGAGGAAGATTTCTTCTAGGGTTGCTGAGAAAGCTAAGCAGATCTGTTCTGCTAAATCG GCAAACGATGTTGTAGTTGAGGTTATGGAAGGTGATGCTAGGAATGTCTTGTGTGACGCTGTAGAGAAGCATCATGCCTCTATGTTAGTTGTTGGTAGTCATGGTTATGGCGTTCTAAAGAG GACTGTTTTGGGCAGTGTAAGTGACTACTGTGCTCACCATGCCCACTGCAGTGTGATGATCGTGAAGCGCCCAAAGGTCAAGGCTTGA